Part of the Vibrio penaeicida genome is shown below.
GTGCTTCGTCTTTTAATAAGGTGAGCATTTCAGCGGCTTCTTCTTTCGCCGAGGCAAGCTTTTCAGCTATTAACTCTGGGTTTTCAACATATTTAGCAAGTTCCTTTGCAAGCTTACTTGGGTTGGCGAGCAGCTTGAAAAGTTCGGCAATCTCATCCCAAGCATCGACGATGGCATCCAATAACTTACTCATGAATTTTTTGACTTCGTTCCACACATCAATTGGCTCATTAATAAATAGATTCCACTCCTTGCGAAGTTCGGTGTTCCACTGTGTATCAAGCCAAGTGCTAAGTTTGCTGATGGTAGGATCATAAGAATCCAGCATTGCTTTGATGTCGCTTTCAGATACGTCGGGATAAAACGTCACGCGGACTTGTTTGCCTCTGTGCTCTGGCGGCAGCGTAATTTCAGCGAATCCGTTGTCATCCATAGTGCCTGAAATGGCTTCGCCGTCCGCTTCGTATTCAAAATTCCCCCAGAAGTTCTTTTCAAGTTTCATGGGCTGAATTTTGAAAGGTGTACCACCAATCGGAACAAAAGCTTCCGCTTCGAAGCAGTGAACAAGAGTGATTTTTCCGTCTAGTGGGCAGGT
Proteins encoded:
- a CDS encoding Rhs family protein, with product MTTTMTMADAENLFSTIKTDFESSIDEYRRHSENWFYGWALDMEQKVIVNKDEYSADTDDSNIEADLITCPLDGKITLVHCFEAEAFVPIGGTPFKIQPMKLEKNFWGNFEYEADGEAISGTMDDNGFAEITLPPEHRGKQVRVTFYPDVSESDIKAMLDSYDPTISKLSTWLDTQWNTELRKEWNLFINEPIDVWNEVKKFMSKLLDAIVDAWDEIAELFKLLANPSKLAKELAKYVENPELIAEKLASAKEEAAEMLTLLKDEARCFLCLNAAVSWFKLLSPLQIIGIATTMLAPLLVEVVISIVIPGGAILKNMNRLRDVAGTATLVGA